From a region of the Listeria monocytogenes ATCC 19117 genome:
- the ltaP gene encoding lipoteichoic acid primase LtaP — protein sequence MILFYFLLIIGKFTFAYFQIFKDPNFLALGMDLLFIVLLLGLIHLFAPVRSHIYWYAGMSLFIGILMLVCVLYARFYNEVPTYHSFSLIGEVGVVKNSATSLLSGTDWLYILDIVLLPFILYFHIKKGHEFPSFRITSRVYGVSFISTLLVLSGFTYFMMQQNIISDSKRAKRMGIFTFNISTALTGADHVKAADITAKNVNDIKGVSVKSNPDYFGAAKGKNLIIVQLESFQRNLTDVKINGQSITPTLDSLQNETMYSNQFFQTVSKSNTADAEWSVYTSTFPSGYYTNTQTYGDRVIPSMPRLLGKNDYKTATFHTNDASFYNRDEFYPAVGFDKFYDRKFFGDEDVIGFSPSDEVLYNKAFPILEEQYKNNQKFYAQLISVSSHMPFDIPKDKQEIDLPSDLKDTELGNYFEAVHYADKQLGEFIQKLKDSGIWDDSVVVFYGDHHIIKTDQLPEEQKKYVNRSTELKADPADDYRIPFFLHYPGMENPGEIKNVGGEIDIMPTVMNLLGIKTGDQIMFGTDILNSSNNYVPERYTMPEGSYFTNSYMYQPDESFETGAATNYDGTNKELSSDVKKRFDASRKLLQYSDSYVNNLPLRDEDK from the coding sequence TTGATTTTATTTTATTTTTTATTAATTATTGGTAAGTTCACTTTCGCCTATTTCCAGATTTTTAAAGATCCTAACTTCTTGGCACTTGGAATGGACCTGCTGTTTATCGTCTTACTTCTTGGACTAATTCATTTATTTGCACCGGTTCGCTCGCACATTTATTGGTATGCGGGAATGTCTTTATTTATTGGGATTTTAATGCTCGTGTGTGTACTTTACGCCCGGTTTTATAATGAAGTTCCAACATATCACAGCTTCTCTCTTATCGGCGAGGTTGGCGTAGTTAAAAACAGTGCTACAAGCCTGCTAAGCGGAACAGACTGGTTGTACATCCTAGATATCGTTTTACTCCCATTTATCCTTTATTTCCATATCAAAAAAGGACACGAGTTCCCTTCATTCCGCATAACTAGCCGTGTTTATGGCGTATCATTTATTAGTACGCTACTCGTTTTAAGTGGTTTTACTTATTTTATGATGCAACAAAATATTATCAGTGACTCCAAGCGCGCAAAACGAATGGGAATTTTCACATTTAATATCAGTACCGCGCTTACTGGTGCAGATCATGTTAAAGCCGCAGATATTACTGCAAAAAACGTGAATGACATTAAAGGTGTGTCGGTTAAGTCAAATCCCGATTACTTCGGTGCTGCTAAAGGAAAAAATCTTATTATCGTTCAACTCGAGTCATTCCAGCGTAATTTAACGGACGTCAAAATTAACGGTCAGTCGATTACGCCTACATTAGATAGCTTACAAAACGAAACCATGTATTCCAACCAATTTTTCCAAACTGTCTCTAAGTCAAATACGGCTGATGCAGAATGGTCCGTTTATACATCGACTTTCCCAAGTGGATATTACACGAACACACAAACTTACGGCGACCGGGTAATCCCGTCTATGCCTCGTTTACTTGGCAAAAATGATTATAAAACAGCGACCTTCCATACAAATGATGCTAGTTTTTACAATCGCGATGAATTTTATCCTGCTGTAGGATTTGATAAGTTTTATGATCGTAAATTCTTTGGCGATGAGGACGTTATTGGCTTTTCTCCTAGTGATGAAGTGCTTTATAACAAAGCCTTTCCGATTCTAGAAGAGCAGTACAAAAACAACCAAAAATTCTATGCGCAATTAATTAGTGTAAGTAGTCATATGCCATTTGATATTCCAAAAGATAAGCAAGAAATCGACTTACCGAGCGATTTAAAAGATACAGAACTTGGTAACTATTTCGAAGCGGTTCATTATGCGGATAAACAACTTGGTGAATTCATTCAAAAATTAAAAGATAGCGGCATTTGGGATGATTCTGTTGTCGTTTTCTACGGCGATCATCACATTATCAAAACCGACCAACTACCTGAGGAACAAAAAAAATACGTCAATCGTTCTACTGAGTTAAAAGCGGATCCAGCCGATGATTACCGTATTCCGTTCTTCTTACATTATCCTGGCATGGAAAACCCTGGTGAAATTAAAAATGTTGGTGGCGAAATTGATATTATGCCAACTGTCATGAATTTACTTGGTATTAAAACTGGTGACCAAATTATGTTTGGAACCGATATCCTCAATTCATCAAATAATTACGTACCTGAACGCTACACAATGCCAGAAGGAAGTTATTTCACCAATTCTTACATGTACCAACCAGATGAAAGTTTCGAAACTGGCGCAGCAACGAATTATGATGGAACAAACAAAGAACTTTCGAGTGATGTAAAGAAACGCTTTGACGCTAGCCGAAAACTCTTACAGTATTCTGATAGCTATGTAAACAATTTACCATTACGAGACGAAGATAAATAA
- a CDS encoding VOC family protein, whose amino-acid sequence MAEISEELRLGEVVLNVGHLKEMAGFYQEVIGLKLLEENERMVRLGVSGSDEALLVLKKIDNAVVPEVPRIGLFHTAFLLPTRESLADVLLHLAKSGYPIDGAGDHAYSEALYLHDIEGNGIEIYADRPKAEWMRDGDGNLPMVTEQVDVDSLLQIATDEPFTGMPNGTIIGHVHLQVADADKAEQFYKEVLGMNLTTAIPSARFFAAGDYHHHIGSNVWAGRNLELLQENETGLAWFTIITPDKDAIITNLIEQGYDVKRLENTISVTDSNGIKIHFK is encoded by the coding sequence ATGGCAGAAATTAGTGAAGAATTACGACTTGGCGAAGTTGTATTGAATGTTGGACATTTAAAAGAGATGGCAGGTTTTTATCAAGAAGTAATTGGTTTGAAGTTATTAGAGGAAAATGAGCGAATGGTTCGGCTCGGCGTGAGTGGGTCTGATGAAGCTTTACTTGTTCTTAAAAAGATAGATAATGCGGTTGTTCCAGAAGTGCCGCGGATTGGCTTGTTTCATACCGCCTTTCTTTTGCCAACGCGAGAAAGTTTAGCGGATGTGTTACTGCATTTGGCTAAATCAGGTTATCCGATTGATGGCGCGGGAGATCATGCTTATAGCGAGGCGCTTTATTTACATGATATTGAAGGCAATGGCATTGAAATTTATGCAGACCGTCCAAAAGCAGAATGGATGCGTGATGGCGATGGCAATTTACCGATGGTGACAGAACAAGTAGATGTGGATTCGTTGCTTCAAATTGCGACCGATGAACCATTTACAGGGATGCCAAACGGAACGATAATTGGTCATGTGCATTTACAAGTGGCAGATGCTGACAAAGCGGAACAATTTTATAAAGAGGTACTTGGAATGAACTTAACGACCGCTATTCCGTCAGCAAGGTTTTTTGCGGCTGGTGATTATCATCATCACATCGGTTCAAACGTCTGGGCAGGTCGCAACTTGGAACTTCTGCAAGAAAATGAAACGGGACTCGCTTGGTTTACAATTATTACTCCTGATAAAGATGCAATAATAACCAACTTAATAGAACAAGGATATGATGTGAAACGATTGGAAAATACTATTTCCGTGACAGATTCTAACGGAATTAAGATTCACTTCAAATAA
- a CDS encoding heavy metal translocating P-type ATPase, whose translation MKEWMKQNWQFITTGISGILIVIGCLVGSDVGDFWTAVIFLSAFVIGGFEQAKEGIQATIKTKKLNVELLMILAATGASIIGYWFEGAILIFIFSVSGALETYTTNKSKREITKLMAFQPERAFRLLPNGDLEEVAAKELQLDDMVFVRPGESVPIDGVIVRGSTTLNEAAINGESVPATKTVGADVFGGTVNVSSAITVKVTQTFDNTIFSKIIRLVESAQSEPSKTARFIERFEDAYVKAVLLFVLVMMFLPHFALGWSWNETFYRAMVLLTVASPCALVASVTPATLAAISNGARHGILFKGGVHLENLRGVKAVAFDKTGTLTNGTPELTDRLFAENVDKQQVINVVGAMERQSLHPLAAAITQDLEAEITEKLTEIEVTDVAGWGVQAIYQEENWQVGKAGFVGEEAAAAFSNGAFERLAGEGKTIVYVAKDGVIQAMFALKDTCRPEAIRTIKALQAKGIKTIMVTGDNEQTGAAIQAELGMDYVVSGCLPEKKVDVLKELSVTYGSVAMVGDGINDAPALAHAAVGIAMGEGTDIAMETADVVLMKNDLEKIPYAYNLSERLHWITWQNICFAIAVILALITANVFQLINLPFGVVGHEGSTILVILNGLRLLRSNRKK comes from the coding sequence ATGAAGGAATGGATGAAGCAGAATTGGCAATTTATTACGACGGGTATTAGCGGGATTTTGATTGTGATAGGTTGTTTGGTCGGCAGTGATGTTGGCGACTTTTGGACAGCGGTTATTTTCCTAAGTGCCTTTGTTATCGGTGGTTTTGAGCAAGCTAAAGAAGGCATTCAAGCGACTATCAAAACGAAAAAGTTGAATGTGGAGCTCTTAATGATTTTAGCGGCTACCGGTGCATCTATTATTGGTTATTGGTTTGAAGGGGCCATACTTATTTTTATTTTCTCGGTTAGTGGCGCTTTAGAAACGTATACGACCAATAAAAGTAAGCGCGAAATCACGAAATTAATGGCATTTCAACCAGAACGCGCCTTTCGTTTGCTTCCTAATGGAGATTTAGAGGAAGTGGCTGCAAAGGAGTTACAACTGGATGATATGGTATTCGTTCGGCCAGGAGAAAGTGTTCCAATCGATGGAGTCATTGTTCGAGGGTCAACCACGTTAAATGAAGCAGCCATTAATGGGGAATCAGTGCCAGCGACGAAAACAGTTGGTGCGGATGTGTTTGGCGGGACGGTCAATGTAAGCAGCGCCATCACGGTCAAAGTAACGCAAACATTTGATAATACGATTTTTAGTAAGATTATTCGTTTAGTAGAATCGGCTCAAAGTGAACCTTCGAAAACCGCTCGCTTTATTGAACGATTTGAGGATGCGTATGTAAAAGCAGTTCTATTATTTGTGTTAGTAATGATGTTCTTGCCTCATTTTGCTTTAGGGTGGTCTTGGAATGAAACATTTTATCGTGCGATGGTTTTGCTAACGGTTGCTTCCCCTTGTGCGCTAGTGGCTTCGGTAACGCCTGCGACTTTAGCGGCAATTTCGAACGGTGCACGTCACGGGATTTTGTTTAAAGGCGGCGTACACTTGGAAAATTTGCGCGGTGTAAAAGCTGTTGCATTTGATAAAACTGGGACGCTGACAAATGGTACACCAGAACTGACAGATCGGTTATTTGCTGAAAATGTCGATAAGCAACAAGTAATCAATGTAGTTGGAGCGATGGAGCGACAATCTTTACATCCGTTAGCTGCGGCAATAACGCAAGACCTAGAGGCAGAAATCACCGAAAAGTTAACAGAAATTGAAGTGACGGATGTAGCTGGATGGGGAGTTCAAGCGATTTATCAAGAGGAAAATTGGCAAGTTGGGAAAGCTGGGTTTGTTGGGGAAGAAGCAGCGGCAGCATTTTCAAATGGTGCATTTGAGCGACTTGCGGGTGAAGGGAAAACGATTGTTTATGTAGCTAAAGACGGCGTGATTCAGGCTATGTTTGCCCTTAAAGATACATGCCGGCCTGAAGCCATTCGTACGATTAAGGCACTTCAAGCAAAAGGGATTAAAACCATAATGGTGACGGGAGATAACGAACAAACAGGTGCAGCGATTCAAGCCGAACTCGGAATGGACTATGTTGTTTCCGGTTGTTTACCTGAGAAAAAAGTGGATGTGTTAAAAGAATTGTCGGTTACTTATGGCAGTGTGGCAATGGTTGGTGATGGAATTAATGATGCTCCGGCTCTTGCACATGCGGCTGTTGGAATTGCAATGGGCGAGGGGACGGACATTGCGATGGAAACAGCGGATGTTGTTTTAATGAAAAATGATTTGGAGAAAATCCCATATGCTTACAACCTTTCTGAACGGCTTCACTGGATTACTTGGCAAAATATTTGTTTTGCGATTGCGGTGATTCTTGCTTTGATAACAGCGAATGTTTTCCAACTAATCAATTTGCCATTTGGCGTTGTGGGACATGAGGGAAGTACTATTTTAGTTATTCTAAATGGGCTTAGGCTCCTTCGATCTAATCGAAAAAAGTGA
- a CDS encoding magnesium transporter CorA family protein, producing the protein MIEFFKTTNEKMEQISALEDGCWVKVTAPTDDEIEMLSKEMDVPKPYILDALDSEERSRIELKRAEQDVRHSLVIVDYPYESEDELGYAMYETLPIGIVLTRKHLVTITLRDLPILKDVQSMKLEEYDTTNHKQFLLKLLYAVSYYYLKYLNQIIKQTNNLEIQIKQSMKNEQLYAFMAVQKSLVFFATALQSNKAILDKMEDVEHFMQQEDNHDLLRDVIIENKQAIAMTDTYTQIISGMSDVFSSVISNNLNIVMKFLTSFTIILSLPTIVASIYGMNIKLPFMHNEHAFALILLFTLLITTGVTVIFWRRKYF; encoded by the coding sequence ATGATTGAATTTTTTAAGACAACAAATGAAAAAATGGAGCAAATTTCTGCTTTGGAAGATGGTTGTTGGGTAAAAGTAACTGCTCCAACAGACGACGAAATAGAAATGTTGAGTAAGGAAATGGATGTGCCCAAACCGTATATTTTGGATGCATTAGATTCTGAGGAGCGCTCTAGGATAGAATTAAAACGAGCAGAGCAAGATGTAAGACATTCACTAGTCATTGTAGATTATCCATACGAATCGGAGGATGAACTAGGCTACGCAATGTATGAAACACTTCCGATTGGGATTGTTTTAACTAGAAAACATCTTGTAACAATCACGTTGCGAGATCTGCCAATTCTAAAAGATGTGCAATCGATGAAGTTAGAAGAATATGATACAACCAATCATAAGCAATTTTTGTTAAAATTATTGTACGCTGTATCTTATTATTACCTCAAATACTTAAATCAAATCATTAAACAAACAAATAATTTAGAAATACAGATTAAACAATCGATGAAAAATGAGCAACTGTATGCTTTTATGGCAGTTCAGAAAAGTTTAGTATTTTTTGCAACGGCCCTTCAATCGAATAAAGCAATTCTCGATAAAATGGAAGATGTAGAACATTTTATGCAGCAAGAGGATAATCATGATTTGCTCAGAGATGTTATTATTGAAAATAAGCAAGCAATTGCAATGACGGATACATATACCCAAATAATTAGCGGGATGTCGGATGTATTTTCTTCGGTTATTTCGAACAATTTAAATATCGTGATGAAATTTTTAACATCATTTACCATTATTTTGTCATTACCCACGATTGTGGCTAGTATTTATGGGATGAATATTAAGCTACCATTCATGCATAATGAGCACGCATTTGCATTAATTCTTTTATTTACGCTTTTAATTACAACGGGAGTAACTGTCATTTTTTGGCGTAGAAAATACTTTTAA
- a CDS encoding GntR family transcriptional regulator produces the protein MEKQTYEKLAYYTIKEKILSGKLHVGQHISEAGIAKELSISRTPVRKAIAVLVSEELIEYELNRGAIVIESSMSAGRFIELLEMAEILVVQTIEKCKNKNLTYKPEQGNALLEEMREIQKEEDVEAYLSLLSKWLLQFVAQLANSYAEDIVRKMKRDFFNKAQKDIKMIPVLLEEETMETLEQLTYYMVEKKHDLAKEVIQKLVNLYIIRTFR, from the coding sequence ATGGAAAAACAAACATATGAAAAATTAGCATATTATACAATCAAAGAAAAAATTCTCAGTGGAAAGCTTCATGTAGGTCAACATATTTCAGAAGCTGGTATTGCAAAAGAATTATCTATTAGTCGAACGCCAGTCAGAAAAGCAATTGCGGTTTTAGTATCCGAAGAGTTAATCGAATACGAGCTGAACCGGGGGGCAATTGTGATTGAAAGCAGCATGAGTGCAGGACGTTTTATTGAATTATTAGAAATGGCCGAAATCCTTGTCGTACAAACGATTGAAAAATGTAAAAATAAAAATTTAACCTATAAACCAGAGCAAGGTAATGCGCTATTAGAGGAAATGCGCGAAATTCAAAAAGAAGAAGATGTGGAGGCTTATCTGTCGTTACTTAGCAAATGGTTGTTGCAATTTGTTGCGCAGTTAGCTAATAGTTATGCTGAAGATATTGTTAGGAAAATGAAGCGAGATTTCTTTAATAAAGCGCAAAAAGATATTAAAATGATTCCTGTGCTCTTGGAAGAAGAAACAATGGAAACGTTAGAACAGTTAACTTACTACATGGTAGAAAAGAAACACGATTTAGCAAAAGAGGTAATACAAAAATTAGTGAATTTGTATATTATCCGTACATTTAGATAG
- a CDS encoding amino acid permease, whose amino-acid sequence MNSLFRRKPIEDLMHNKSGSTHLKQTLGPLDLTLLGVGAIVGTGIFILPGTVAAKNAGPAIIFSFVIAAIVCAIAAMCYSEFASSVPVAGSAYTYGYVVFGELIGWLLGWALILEYGLAVASVASGWSSYLNALLSGFHISIPEAISGPFNPEVGTFINLPAIIIVLVIAFLLTLGIKESTRVNTIMVAIKVGVILLFLVVGVFYVKPDNWQPFMPFGISGVMNGAALVFFAYLGFDAVSSAAEEVKDPQRTMPIGIIGSLLICTVLYVAVSAVLTGMVPYTDLNVTDPVAYALQVINQDWVAGIVSLGAVVGMITVILVMSYGATRLIFAMGRDGLLPKVLAEINQKYQTPVKNTWIFAVIVAIISGLVPLDRLAELVNIGTLLAFMMVSIGIIFLRKNKDIQARGFKVPFYPVLPIVSFLLCAFLISRLSVHTWILCGIWFVIGLIVYFAYGRKHSELLKK is encoded by the coding sequence ATGAATTCATTATTTAGAAGAAAACCGATAGAAGATTTAATGCATAATAAAAGTGGTAGCACGCATTTAAAGCAAACGCTCGGACCACTTGATTTAACTTTACTTGGAGTCGGAGCGATTGTTGGAACGGGGATTTTTATTTTACCAGGAACAGTCGCAGCGAAAAATGCGGGACCAGCGATTATTTTCTCTTTTGTGATTGCGGCGATTGTTTGTGCGATTGCAGCAATGTGTTACTCAGAGTTTGCGTCTAGTGTTCCGGTTGCAGGGAGCGCCTATACGTATGGTTATGTTGTTTTTGGTGAGTTAATTGGATGGTTGCTTGGTTGGGCACTTATTTTAGAATACGGGCTTGCAGTGGCTTCTGTTGCGAGTGGGTGGTCTTCTTATTTAAATGCGTTACTTTCAGGCTTTCATATTTCCATCCCAGAAGCAATCTCTGGGCCTTTTAATCCAGAAGTAGGTACATTTATTAATTTACCGGCGATTATTATTGTTCTTGTGATTGCCTTTTTATTGACGCTTGGGATAAAAGAATCAACGCGCGTGAATACCATTATGGTAGCTATTAAAGTTGGTGTTATTTTACTTTTCTTAGTTGTTGGTGTATTTTATGTCAAACCGGATAATTGGCAACCGTTTATGCCATTTGGAATTAGTGGCGTTATGAATGGTGCGGCGCTAGTTTTCTTTGCTTATTTAGGTTTTGATGCCGTTTCGTCTGCAGCTGAAGAAGTGAAAGATCCGCAACGGACAATGCCGATTGGGATTATAGGCTCGCTACTTATTTGTACGGTGTTATATGTTGCTGTATCCGCTGTTTTAACTGGAATGGTGCCGTACACAGATTTAAACGTAACAGATCCAGTGGCTTATGCTTTGCAAGTGATTAACCAAGATTGGGTAGCTGGCATTGTATCACTTGGCGCGGTTGTTGGGATGATTACAGTAATTTTAGTAATGAGTTACGGGGCGACTAGACTGATTTTTGCGATGGGACGTGATGGTTTATTACCAAAAGTACTTGCAGAAATTAATCAAAAATATCAAACACCTGTTAAAAACACCTGGATTTTTGCAGTGATAGTCGCGATTATTAGTGGGCTTGTACCATTAGATCGATTGGCTGAGTTGGTTAATATTGGAACACTCTTGGCGTTTATGATGGTGTCTATCGGGATTATCTTTTTACGTAAAAATAAAGATATTCAAGCGAGAGGATTTAAAGTACCATTTTATCCAGTTCTTCCAATTGTTTCGTTCTTATTATGTGCGTTTTTAATTAGCCGTCTGTCTGTTCATACGTGGATTCTTTGCGGAATTTGGTTTGTTATTGGTTTAATTGTTTACTTTGCTTATGGTAGAAAACATAGTGAATTACTTAAAAAATAA
- a CDS encoding transaldolase family protein, with amino-acid sequence MFLDTGNLEEIKKALQFPFFEGVTTNPTILLKENKPRNTHIANIPAKVVFVQAAGLTEEEIWEDVLRIQAIEPAEGTVIGLKIPAHEAGIKVIAKVRANFPNEIILATAIFSSEQGYIAALSGADYLAPYYNRMEVSGLDAAKTIEELRYVLDLQGLEDVKIMGASFKNSRQIMQALASGADTVTIGYDLFLQMMNKPLALESIEKFNEHQAALPK; translated from the coding sequence ATGTTTTTAGATACGGGGAATTTAGAGGAAATAAAGAAAGCGCTTCAATTTCCGTTTTTTGAAGGTGTAACCACTAATCCGACTATTTTATTAAAGGAGAATAAGCCGAGAAACACGCATATAGCGAATATTCCAGCCAAAGTTGTGTTTGTGCAAGCGGCTGGGTTAACGGAAGAGGAAATCTGGGAAGATGTCCTTCGAATTCAAGCAATTGAGCCGGCAGAAGGTACGGTAATCGGCTTGAAAATCCCAGCCCACGAAGCCGGGATAAAAGTAATCGCAAAAGTTCGCGCTAATTTTCCAAATGAAATTATTTTAGCAACAGCAATTTTCTCATCGGAACAAGGTTATATTGCAGCGCTCTCTGGGGCAGATTATTTAGCGCCATATTATAATCGCATGGAAGTAAGCGGACTAGACGCAGCGAAAACAATAGAAGAACTACGATACGTGTTAGATTTACAAGGACTTGAAGATGTGAAAATTATGGGAGCAAGCTTTAAAAATAGTCGTCAAATTATGCAAGCACTAGCTAGTGGAGCTGATACGGTTACCATCGGCTATGATTTGTTTTTACAAATGATGAACAAACCTCTAGCGCTTGAAAGTATTGAAAAATTTAATGAACATCAAGCCGCTTTACCAAAATAA